One Orrella dioscoreae genomic window carries:
- a CDS encoding SurA N-terminal domain-containing protein, with translation MFEFIRTHRRVTMFLLFLLVVPSFVFFGLESYTSMSTRDTELASVKGEPVTAQEFSRVHTNQLEQYRAMLGGQFDPALVDTPQVRQRLLDQLIDQRVVATAAVEGRYSVSDETLRRTIATIPAVQVDGRFSAERYREALAGQGLTPAMFEAGLRRDLATAQVLEPVGVSSYVPEVVLASVQAALSEQRTLRLRAFSADAFRKDITVSDADVKTWYDANGKELEVPEHVSAEYVVLDEAVATQGITVSDADIADYYKNNASRFGREERRRASHILIEAPASADQATRDAARAKAESLAKEAAANPDSFAELARKNSQDSGSAASGGDLGWVSRNMLVEPVEKAIYGLKQGEVSGVVQSNFGFHVIRLTELQAADVKPLADVREQIVTEIKKQQAGTRFSELAKQFTNAAGQGDSLQPAADALRVQVRKASGITRTGLLDAADAGADAASASKDVNLLNDPRVREALFSQEVLRDKQNSRVMELSAGQLVAVRAGALTPAQVPPLEKVSASIRDRLVDERAGEAARKAGEAALAELKAAPVGDAPEGFGQPVTVSRQDPGALSRQALEAVMRLPSATLPAYAGAADGGNFVITRLEKVEAGTVTPQQQAALREQISQAWGQAEQQAVIQQLRQRYDVRVLPAAKAAVEGEAQTN, from the coding sequence ATGTTCGAGTTCATTCGCACCCATCGTCGCGTGACGATGTTCCTCCTGTTCCTGCTGGTCGTGCCGTCGTTCGTGTTCTTCGGGCTCGAAAGCTACACCAGCATGAGTACCCGGGACACCGAGCTGGCCAGCGTCAAGGGCGAGCCCGTCACGGCGCAGGAATTCAGCCGCGTGCATACCAACCAGCTGGAGCAATACCGTGCCATGCTGGGCGGCCAGTTCGATCCGGCGCTCGTCGATACGCCCCAGGTCCGCCAGCGCCTGCTGGACCAGCTGATCGACCAGCGCGTCGTCGCCACCGCCGCCGTCGAAGGCCGCTATTCGGTGTCCGACGAGACGCTGCGCCGCACGATCGCCACGATCCCGGCGGTGCAGGTCGATGGCCGTTTCTCGGCCGAGCGCTATCGCGAAGCCCTGGCTGGACAAGGCCTGACGCCCGCCATGTTCGAGGCCGGCCTGCGCCGCGACCTGGCCACGGCCCAGGTGCTGGAGCCGGTCGGCGTGTCGTCCTATGTGCCCGAGGTCGTGCTGGCGTCGGTGCAGGCTGCCCTGTCTGAACAGCGTACGCTGCGCCTGCGCGCCTTCAGCGCCGACGCTTTCCGCAAGGACATCACGGTCAGCGACGCCGACGTGAAGACCTGGTACGACGCCAACGGCAAGGAACTGGAAGTGCCCGAGCACGTCAGCGCCGAATACGTGGTGCTGGACGAAGCCGTCGCCACGCAGGGCATCACGGTCAGCGATGCCGACATCGCCGACTACTACAAGAACAATGCCAGCCGCTTCGGCCGCGAAGAGCGCCGCCGTGCCAGCCACATCCTGATCGAGGCGCCGGCCAGCGCCGACCAGGCCACGCGTGACGCCGCCCGTGCCAAGGCCGAAAGCCTGGCCAAGGAAGCCGCCGCCAACCCTGACAGCTTCGCCGAGCTGGCGCGCAAGAACTCCCAGGATTCGGGTTCGGCCGCGTCCGGCGGCGACCTGGGCTGGGTCAGCCGCAACATGCTGGTCGAGCCGGTCGAGAAGGCCATCTACGGCCTGAAGCAGGGCGAAGTCTCCGGCGTGGTGCAAAGCAACTTCGGTTTCCACGTCATCCGCCTGACCGAACTGCAGGCCGCGGACGTCAAGCCGCTGGCCGACGTGCGCGAGCAGATCGTCACTGAAATCAAGAAGCAGCAGGCAGGCACGCGCTTCTCCGAACTGGCCAAGCAGTTCACCAACGCCGCGGGTCAGGGCGACAGCCTGCAACCGGCGGCCGATGCGCTGCGCGTGCAGGTGCGCAAGGCCTCGGGCATCACCCGTACGGGCCTGCTTGACGCCGCGGATGCCGGCGCCGATGCCGCCAGCGCCAGCAAGGACGTCAACCTGCTGAACGATCCTCGCGTGCGCGAAGCGCTGTTCTCGCAGGAGGTCCTGCGTGACAAGCAGAATTCCCGCGTGATGGAGCTGTCTGCCGGTCAACTGGTTGCGGTGCGCGCCGGTGCGCTTACGCCCGCCCAAGTGCCGCCGCTGGAAAAGGTGTCGGCTTCCATCCGTGACCGTCTGGTGGACGAGCGTGCTGGCGAAGCCGCTCGCAAGGCTGGCGAAGCCGCGCTGGCCGAGCTCAAGGCCGCGCCCGTCGGCGATGCGCCGGAAGGGTTTGGCCAGCCGGTCACCGTCAGCCGCCAGGATCCGGGCGCGTTGTCGCGCCAGGCCCTGGAGGCCGTGATGCGCCTGCCCAGCGCCACCTTGCCCGCTTACGCCGGTGCGGCCGATGGCGGCAATTTCGTCATCACCCGCCTGGAGAAGGTCGAGGCCGGCACCGTGACGCCCCAGCAGCAGGCCGCGCTGCGCGAGCAGATCAGCCAGGCCTGGGGCCAGGCCGAACAGCAGGCCGTGATCCAGCAACTGCGCCAGCGCTACGACGTGCGCGTGCTGCCCGCTGCCAAGGCTGCCGTCGAAGGCGAAGCCCAGACGAACTGA
- a CDS encoding efflux RND transporter permease subunit: MAKFFIDRPVFAWVIAIVLMMAGALSITTLPVSQYPNIAPPSISIQVSYPGASAQTVQDTVVQVIEQQMNGIDRLEYMSSSSNSDGSMEIQLTFSQGTNADTAQVQVQNKLQLAMPLLPQEVQQQGLRVTKATRNFLIVAGFVSTDGSLTRQDIADYVASSVQDPISRTDGVGDFQLFGAPYAMRIWLDPEKLSNFGLAVSDVTAAIREQNVQVSSGQLGGLPAAVGQQLNATIIGPSRLQTPEEFGAILLHVNRDGSQVRIRDVARVELGGQNYAINSQYNGRPAAGLAIRLAPGANALDTADAVRATIDTLRPFFPTGLDVVYPYDTTPFVKLSIQGVFQTLAEAVLLVFLVMYLFLQNLRATLIPTIAVPVVLLGTFGVLAAFGYSINTLTMFGMVLAIGLLVDDAIVVVENVERVMAEEGLSPKAATRKSMGQITGALVGIAMVLSAVFVPMAFFGGSTGVIYRQFSITIVSSMVLSVVVAIVLTPALCATMLKPIPKGHHGAKRGFFGWFNRTFDRGNDRYVSGVSRLINRSGRVMLIFVLLTLVMAWLFTRIPTSFLPGEDQGIVYVQVAAPAGATSERTQQVVDQVRDWILTEEKDAVLSVFEVTGFNFAGRGQNAAIMFVRLRDWKDRSGDAMRASAVAGRIIAYGASQVKDAQVVAFTPPAVMELGNASGFDFQLQDRAGIGHQAFLAARNQLLQEAGKHPALRSVRANGIEDAPQYQLNIDRERIRALGVSIADVNSTISVAWGSSYINDFIDRGRVKRVFVQGEAAARMLPEDLEKWYVRNAEGGMVPFSAFATAEWTYGPQKLGRYNGVPSYQIQGEPAPGYSSGDAMAAMEELAGRLPGGTGFEWTGLSFEERLSGAQAPALYAISLIVVFLCLAALYESWSIPTSVMLVVPLGILGALAATLMRGLSNDVYFQVGLLTTIGLAAKNAILIVEFAKAHYEEGASLAEAALHAARQRLRPILMTSMAFILGVVPRAISTGAGSGSQNAIGTGVIGGMLSATFLAIFFVPVFFVVVLKTFKVRRLSDRQAEEDAQGPAAH; this comes from the coding sequence ATGGCAAAGTTCTTCATCGACCGGCCCGTCTTCGCCTGGGTGATCGCCATCGTCCTGATGATGGCGGGCGCGCTGTCGATCACCACGCTGCCGGTGTCGCAGTACCCGAACATCGCGCCGCCTTCGATCAGCATCCAGGTGTCCTATCCGGGCGCGTCCGCGCAGACCGTGCAGGACACCGTGGTGCAGGTGATCGAGCAGCAGATGAACGGCATCGACCGGCTGGAATACATGTCTTCGTCCAGCAATTCGGACGGCAGCATGGAAATCCAGCTGACCTTCTCGCAAGGCACCAACGCCGACACGGCCCAGGTGCAGGTGCAGAACAAGCTGCAACTGGCCATGCCGCTGCTGCCGCAGGAAGTGCAGCAGCAGGGCCTGCGGGTCACCAAGGCCACGCGCAACTTCCTGATCGTGGCGGGCTTCGTGTCCACCGACGGTTCGCTGACGCGCCAGGACATCGCCGACTACGTGGCCTCGAGCGTGCAGGATCCCATCAGCCGCACCGATGGCGTGGGCGACTTCCAGCTGTTCGGCGCGCCGTACGCCATGCGGATCTGGCTGGACCCGGAAAAGCTCAGCAACTTCGGCCTGGCCGTCAGCGACGTGACCGCCGCGATCCGCGAGCAGAACGTGCAGGTGTCGTCCGGCCAGCTGGGCGGCCTGCCCGCGGCGGTGGGCCAGCAGTTGAACGCCACCATCATCGGCCCGTCGCGGCTGCAGACGCCCGAGGAGTTCGGCGCCATCCTGCTGCACGTGAACCGCGACGGCTCGCAGGTTCGCATCCGTGACGTGGCCCGGGTCGAACTGGGCGGCCAGAACTACGCCATCAACAGCCAATACAACGGCCGTCCGGCTGCCGGCCTGGCCATCCGGCTGGCCCCCGGCGCCAACGCGCTGGATACGGCGGACGCCGTGCGCGCCACCATCGACACGCTGCGGCCTTTCTTCCCGACCGGCCTGGACGTGGTGTATCCCTACGACACCACGCCCTTCGTGAAGCTGTCGATCCAGGGCGTGTTCCAGACGCTGGCCGAGGCCGTGCTGCTGGTGTTCCTGGTGATGTACCTGTTCCTGCAGAACCTGCGGGCCACGCTGATCCCCACCATCGCCGTGCCGGTGGTGCTGCTGGGCACCTTCGGGGTGCTGGCCGCCTTCGGCTACTCCATCAACACCCTGACCATGTTCGGCATGGTGCTGGCCATCGGGCTGTTGGTGGACGATGCCATCGTGGTGGTGGAGAACGTCGAGCGGGTGATGGCGGAGGAAGGGCTGTCACCCAAGGCCGCCACGCGAAAATCGATGGGACAGATCACCGGGGCGCTGGTCGGCATCGCCATGGTGCTGTCGGCCGTGTTCGTGCCCATGGCCTTCTTCGGCGGGTCCACGGGCGTCATCTACCGCCAGTTCTCCATCACCATCGTCTCGTCCATGGTGCTGTCGGTGGTGGTCGCCATCGTGCTGACGCCCGCGCTCTGCGCGACCATGCTCAAGCCCATCCCCAAGGGCCATCACGGCGCCAAGCGGGGCTTCTTCGGCTGGTTCAATCGCACCTTCGACCGCGGCAACGACCGCTATGTCAGCGGCGTGTCGCGCCTGATCAACCGCTCGGGCCGCGTGATGCTCATCTTCGTGCTGCTGACGCTGGTCATGGCCTGGCTCTTCACGCGCATCCCCACGTCCTTCCTGCCGGGCGAAGACCAGGGCATCGTCTATGTGCAGGTGGCGGCGCCCGCCGGCGCCACGTCGGAGCGCACGCAGCAGGTGGTCGACCAGGTGCGCGACTGGATCCTGACGGAAGAGAAGGATGCCGTGCTGTCCGTCTTCGAGGTCACGGGCTTCAACTTCGCGGGCCGTGGCCAGAACGCGGCCATCATGTTCGTGCGCCTGCGCGACTGGAAGGACCGTTCGGGCGACGCCATGCGCGCCAGCGCCGTGGCGGGCCGCATCATCGCCTACGGGGCGTCGCAGGTGAAGGATGCGCAGGTGGTGGCCTTCACGCCGCCTGCGGTGATGGAACTGGGCAATGCCTCGGGCTTCGACTTCCAGCTGCAGGACCGGGCGGGCATCGGCCACCAGGCCTTCCTGGCCGCGCGCAACCAGTTGCTGCAGGAGGCCGGCAAGCATCCGGCGCTGCGCTCGGTGCGCGCCAACGGCATCGAGGACGCGCCGCAATACCAGCTGAACATCGACCGTGAGCGCATCCGCGCGCTGGGTGTGTCGATCGCCGACGTCAACAGCACGATCTCGGTGGCCTGGGGCTCGTCCTACATCAACGACTTCATCGACCGTGGCCGCGTCAAGCGCGTCTTCGTGCAGGGCGAGGCCGCGGCCCGCATGCTGCCGGAAGACCTGGAGAAGTGGTACGTGCGCAATGCCGAGGGCGGCATGGTGCCGTTCTCGGCCTTCGCCACGGCCGAGTGGACCTACGGGCCGCAGAAGCTGGGCCGCTACAACGGCGTGCCCAGCTACCAGATCCAGGGCGAACCCGCCCCGGGCTACAGTTCTGGCGACGCCATGGCCGCCATGGAGGAACTGGCGGGCAGGCTGCCGGGCGGCACGGGCTTCGAGTGGACGGGACTGTCCTTCGAAGAGCGCCTGTCGGGTGCGCAGGCGCCCGCGTTGTACGCCATCTCGCTGATCGTGGTGTTCCTGTGCCTGGCCGCGCTGTATGAAAGCTGGTCCATCCCGACTTCCGTGATGCTGGTGGTGCCGCTGGGCATCCTGGGGGCGCTGGCGGCCACCCTGATGCGTGGGCTGTCCAACGACGTCTACTTCCAGGTGGGCCTGCTCACCACGATCGGCCTGGCGGCGAAGAACGCGATCCTGATCGTGGAATTCGCCAAGGCCCACTACGAGGAAGGGGCCAGCCTGGCCGAGGCCGCGCTGCATGCCGCGCGCCAGCGGCTGCGTCCCATCCTGATGACCTCGATGGCCTTCATCCTGGGCGTGGTCCCGCGGGCCATTTCCACCGGCGCGGGCTCGGGCAGCCAGAACGCCATCGGCACCGGGGTCATCGGCGGCATGCTCAGCGCCACCTTCCTGGCGATCTTCTTCGTGCCGGTGTTCTTCGTCGTGGTGCTGAAGACCTTCAAGGTCAGGCGCCTGTCGGATCGGCAGGCGGAGGAGGACGCGCAGGGCCCGGCGGCGCATTGA
- the ugpQ gene encoding glycerophosphodiester phosphodiesterase, which yields MKTLAPWPYPRLAAHRGGGRLAPENTLAAMRTGLAHGFRMAEYDVKLSHDDVPVLLHDDTLDRTTDGRGPAAERTHGELARLDAGSWHSAPYAGEPIPTLRAVARYTQANQIASNVEIKPCPGREAVTGARVTQAVRELWHGAATPPLISSFSEAALAESARVAPELPRALLLEGPLPGDWLARLARHDCIALHMDQRHVDAEVARQVREAGYRLGAWTVNDLARADALRAWQTDLIFTDELALIRPD from the coding sequence ATGAAGACGCTCGCTCCCTGGCCTTACCCCCGCCTGGCCGCCCATCGTGGCGGCGGACGGCTCGCGCCGGAAAACACGCTGGCGGCCATGCGCACCGGCCTGGCGCACGGGTTCCGCATGGCCGAGTACGACGTGAAGCTCAGCCACGACGACGTGCCGGTACTGCTGCACGACGACACGCTGGATCGCACCACGGACGGCCGCGGCCCTGCCGCCGAGCGCACGCACGGCGAACTGGCGCGGCTGGACGCTGGCAGCTGGCACTCCGCGCCCTACGCGGGCGAACCCATTCCCACGCTGCGCGCGGTGGCCCGCTACACCCAGGCCAACCAGATCGCCAGCAATGTCGAGATCAAGCCCTGCCCGGGCCGGGAGGCCGTCACGGGCGCGCGCGTGACACAAGCCGTGCGCGAACTCTGGCACGGCGCGGCCACGCCGCCGCTCATCTCCTCGTTCTCGGAAGCGGCCCTGGCCGAATCCGCGCGCGTGGCGCCCGAACTGCCCCGGGCGCTGCTGCTGGAAGGTCCCCTGCCCGGCGACTGGCTGGCGCGCCTGGCCCGGCACGATTGCATCGCCCTGCACATGGACCAGCGCCACGTGGACGCCGAGGTCGCGCGGCAGGTGCGCGAAGCCGGCTACCGCCTGGGCGCCTGGACCGTCAACGACCTGGCCCGCGCGGATGCGCTGCGCGCGTGGCAGACCGACCTCATCTTCACGGACGAGCTTGCGCTCATCCGTCCCGACTGA
- a CDS encoding ABC transporter ATP-binding protein, with translation MMNPSKKVANHVAIEARGVSKRVQDASGELVILDGIDFTVPVGAAVAITGSSGSGKSTLLGLLAGLDVPSAGSISLNGQDLFSLDEDGRAGLRARQVGFVFQSFQLLPNLTALENVMLPLELAGQPARAAAEAMLGRVGLGARLHHYPRTLSGGEQQRVSLARAFVVRPALLFADEPTGSLDAANGEAIIDQMFALHREQGATLVLVTHDPALAARCDQQLVLQAGKVVEPVAAPV, from the coding sequence ATGATGAATCCCAGTAAGAAAGTGGCGAACCACGTGGCAATCGAGGCGCGTGGCGTCAGCAAGCGGGTCCAGGACGCCTCGGGCGAGCTGGTCATCCTGGACGGCATTGATTTTACGGTTCCCGTCGGCGCCGCCGTGGCCATCACGGGCAGCTCGGGGTCCGGCAAATCGACGCTGTTGGGACTGCTGGCCGGCCTGGATGTTCCCAGCGCGGGCAGCATCAGCCTGAACGGCCAGGACCTGTTTTCGCTGGACGAGGACGGCCGTGCGGGGCTGCGCGCCCGCCAGGTCGGTTTCGTATTCCAGTCCTTCCAGTTGTTGCCGAATCTGACGGCGCTGGAAAACGTCATGCTGCCGCTCGAGCTCGCGGGGCAACCGGCACGTGCAGCGGCCGAGGCCATGCTGGGACGCGTGGGCCTGGGGGCGCGCCTGCATCACTATCCGCGCACCTTGTCCGGCGGCGAGCAGCAGCGCGTCTCGCTGGCGCGAGCCTTCGTGGTGCGCCCGGCGCTGCTGTTCGCGGATGAGCCCACGGGCAGCCTCGATGCGGCCAACGGCGAGGCGATCATCGACCAGATGTTCGCCCTGCATCGCGAGCAGGGCGCCACGCTGGTGCTGGTCACCCACGATCCCGCGCTGGCCGCGCGCTGCGACCAGCAACTGGTGTTGCAGGCGGGGAAGGTGGTCGAACCGGTAGCCGCGCCGGTTTGA
- a CDS encoding DMT family transporter: protein MTRPGADGSAGPAPRHTLPAGRLMVGIAVLYASMWCLSTLDASSKWVLAAGVPVLVVAWFRYVAHLLLVAGLLVPMRGWRILRPKRVQDQILRGGTMLCATLMFFLTLRRLPQAEATAIIFLAPLIVLATAPWLLKEKPQLSRWIAAAVGFAGVMIVVRPGSGLDPLGVVLGLITAVFFAAQFIATRRVANEDPFTTLIWSGAVGALGLTAILPFVLPPAMPVLANLGLWEWVVMLSTGVSGALGHLLQIQAYRNAPASVLAPLVYLQITCAATLGWLIWGQFPGPLTWLGIAITCGSGAGIALYEWRRNRLARAAAST, encoded by the coding sequence ATGACCCGGCCCGGCGCCGACGGCTCCGCCGGCCCTGCCCCCCGCCACACGCTGCCCGCGGGCCGCCTGATGGTGGGCATTGCCGTGCTTTACGCGTCGATGTGGTGCCTCTCCACGCTTGATGCAAGCAGCAAGTGGGTCCTGGCCGCGGGGGTACCCGTGCTGGTGGTCGCGTGGTTCCGCTATGTCGCCCACCTGCTGCTGGTGGCCGGCCTGCTGGTGCCGATGCGCGGCTGGCGTATCCTGCGGCCCAAGCGGGTGCAGGACCAGATCCTGCGCGGCGGCACCATGCTGTGCGCCACCCTGATGTTCTTCCTGACCCTGCGCCGCCTGCCCCAGGCCGAAGCCACGGCCATCATCTTCCTGGCCCCGCTCATCGTGCTGGCCACGGCCCCCTGGCTGCTGAAGGAAAAACCGCAGCTCTCGCGCTGGATCGCGGCCGCCGTCGGCTTCGCCGGGGTCATGATCGTGGTGCGGCCGGGATCGGGCCTGGACCCGCTGGGCGTCGTGCTGGGGCTCATCACCGCGGTGTTCTTCGCCGCCCAGTTCATCGCCACCCGGCGCGTGGCCAACGAGGACCCCTTCACGACCCTCATCTGGAGCGGCGCGGTCGGCGCCCTCGGCCTGACCGCGATCCTGCCCTTCGTGCTGCCGCCCGCCATGCCCGTTCTGGCCAACCTGGGCCTGTGGGAGTGGGTGGTCATGCTGTCTACCGGCGTGTCCGGCGCGCTGGGCCACCTGCTGCAGATCCAGGCGTATCGCAACGCGCCCGCCTCGGTGCTGGCGCCGCTGGTGTACCTGCAGATCACCTGTGCCGCCACGCTGGGCTGGCTGATCTGGGGGCAATTCCCCGGGCCGCTGACCTGGCTGGGCATCGCCATCACCTGTGGCAGCGGCGCGGGCATCGCGCTGTATGAATGGCGGCGCAACCGCCTGGCGCGGGCGGCGGCCTCCACCTGA
- a CDS encoding 23S rRNA (adenine(2030)-N(6))-methyltransferase RlmJ yields the protein MFSYRHAFHAGNHADVLKHAMLVHMLDHLGRKDAPYWVIDTHAGAGLYALDGEWANKKGEFLDGIARLWPRHDLPPMLADYIEQVAALNPDGALRHYPGSPWLALAALRDRDRLRLFELHPSEASVLGGNLQKLDRRQLRQTTLYAADGFEGMKSLLPPPTRRGMVVIDPPYEDKRDYRRVQDAVREGLKRFATGTFVVWYPLVSRRESQELPRQLSKLPVENWLNATLTVRKPSSDGLGLYGSGMYVANPPWTLQAALRETLPWLARELAQDDRAGYTLDGKQK from the coding sequence TTGTTCAGCTATCGCCACGCCTTCCATGCCGGCAACCACGCCGACGTCCTCAAGCACGCCATGCTCGTGCACATGCTCGACCACCTGGGCCGCAAGGATGCCCCCTACTGGGTGATCGACACCCACGCGGGCGCGGGCCTCTATGCCCTGGATGGCGAATGGGCCAACAAGAAAGGCGAGTTCCTGGACGGCATCGCCCGCCTGTGGCCGCGCCACGACCTGCCGCCCATGCTGGCCGACTACATCGAGCAGGTGGCGGCCCTGAACCCGGACGGCGCGCTGCGCCACTATCCTGGCTCGCCCTGGCTGGCGCTGGCCGCCTTGCGCGATCGCGACCGCCTGCGGCTCTTCGAGCTGCATCCGTCCGAGGCCAGCGTGTTGGGCGGCAACCTGCAGAAGCTGGACCGCCGTCAATTGCGCCAGACGACCCTGTATGCCGCCGACGGCTTCGAGGGCATGAAGTCGCTGCTGCCCCCGCCCACCCGGCGTGGCATGGTGGTCATCGACCCGCCCTATGAAGACAAGCGAGACTACCGCCGCGTGCAGGACGCCGTGCGCGAAGGCCTGAAACGCTTCGCCACGGGCACCTTCGTGGTCTGGTATCCCCTGGTGTCGCGGCGAGAATCGCAGGAACTGCCGCGCCAGCTGTCCAAGCTGCCGGTGGAAAACTGGCTGAACGCCACGCTGACCGTGCGCAAGCCCTCGTCGGATGGCCTGGGCCTGTACGGCAGCGGCATGTATGTGGCCAACCCGCCCTGGACCCTGCAGGCGGCATTGCGCGAGACGCTGCCCTGGCTGGCCAGGGAGCTGGCCCAGGATGACCGGGCCGGGTATACGCTGGACGGCAAACAGAAATAA
- a CDS encoding amidase yields MMPTLAQAALTLQSGHETAQSLVDAALARAQHPAGEGARVYTEIHADAARAAAQASDLLRARGLARSPLEGLPISVKDLFDIAGRNTRAGSVVLAEAPPATRTALVVERLQAAGAIVIGRTNMTEFAYSGLGINPHYGTPLNAWDRATGRIPGGSSSGAAVSVTDGMALAGIGSDTGGSVRIPAALCGLTGFKPTARRVPMDGVLPLSAHLDSLGPIAPSVACCALLDAVMAGESWEDLPQALPLAGLRLAVPTTKVLDGMDVTVGRVFERACATLRQAGAQVTEIALSELAEVADINAKGGFTAAEAWAWHRGLIARAEDRYDPRVVSRIRRGSEQSAADFIDLLAARKQWIARVTARIASYDALLMPTVPVVAPPLAELVRDEAAYFHFNALILRNPTFINFLDGCAVSVPAHVPGEAPVGISLAASGGHDRRLLGLALAVEAKMSREA; encoded by the coding sequence ATCATGCCGACCCTTGCCCAAGCTGCCCTGACCCTCCAATCCGGCCACGAGACCGCCCAAAGCCTGGTCGATGCCGCGCTGGCGCGCGCGCAGCATCCGGCAGGTGAAGGCGCGCGCGTCTATACCGAAATCCATGCCGACGCCGCCCGCGCGGCGGCGCAGGCCTCCGATCTTCTCCGCGCCAGGGGCCTGGCACGCTCGCCGCTGGAAGGCCTGCCCATTTCGGTGAAGGACCTGTTCGACATCGCGGGGCGCAACACGCGTGCCGGTTCCGTCGTGCTGGCCGAGGCGCCCCCTGCCACGCGTACCGCGCTGGTCGTGGAACGCCTGCAGGCCGCGGGCGCCATCGTGATCGGGCGCACCAACATGACCGAGTTCGCGTACTCCGGCCTGGGCATCAACCCGCACTACGGTACGCCGCTGAACGCCTGGGACCGCGCCACGGGCCGCATCCCCGGTGGCTCCTCGTCCGGCGCGGCGGTGTCGGTCACCGACGGCATGGCGTTGGCCGGTATCGGTTCCGATACCGGCGGCTCGGTGCGGATTCCGGCAGCCTTGTGTGGCTTGACGGGGTTCAAGCCCACCGCGCGGCGGGTGCCGATGGACGGCGTGCTGCCGCTGTCTGCCCACCTTGATTCCCTGGGCCCCATCGCGCCTTCGGTTGCCTGCTGCGCCTTGCTGGATGCGGTGATGGCGGGCGAGTCCTGGGAGGATCTGCCGCAGGCCCTGCCGCTGGCGGGTCTGCGCCTGGCCGTGCCCACCACCAAGGTGCTGGACGGCATGGACGTTACGGTGGGCCGCGTGTTCGAACGCGCCTGCGCCACTTTGCGCCAGGCCGGCGCGCAGGTCACGGAGATCGCATTGTCCGAATTGGCCGAGGTGGCCGACATCAATGCCAAGGGCGGCTTCACCGCCGCCGAGGCCTGGGCCTGGCATCGCGGCCTGATCGCCCGGGCGGAAGACCGCTACGATCCGCGCGTGGTGTCGCGCATCCGACGCGGCAGCGAGCAAAGCGCCGCCGACTTCATCGACCTGCTGGCGGCGCGCAAGCAATGGATTGCCCGCGTGACGGCGCGCATCGCGTCGTACGATGCCTTGCTGATGCCTACGGTGCCCGTCGTGGCGCCGCCGCTGGCGGAGCTGGTCCGTGACGAGGCCGCGTACTTCCACTTCAATGCGCTGATACTGCGCAATCCCACCTTCATCAACTTCCTGGATGGCTGCGCGGTGTCAGTGCCGGCGCATGTGCCCGGCGAGGCGCCGGTGGGGATCAGCCTGGCCGCATCGGGCGGGCATGACAGGCGCCTGCTGGGGTTGGCGCTCGCCGTCGAAGCAAAGATGTCCAGGGAGGCCTGA
- a CDS encoding arylesterase — MLVRLLSCLTLVCAPLLAAQAQTAAPASGSESGSGIAPRILIIGDSLSAEYGLSRGSGWVTLLEKRLAESHPGARVANASISGDTTSGGVSRLPGQLKTHQPTIVILELGANDALRGLSLDMTEKNLRTMTRAARDAGATVIIAGMQIPPNYGRQYTDRFRDVFPLVAKSEKAELIPFFLDGMAADRAMFQADGLHPTEAAQPAILENVWEVLGPVLKQPSS, encoded by the coding sequence ATGCTTGTCCGTTTGTTGTCCTGCCTGACCCTGGTCTGCGCCCCGCTGCTGGCGGCCCAGGCTCAGACCGCCGCGCCGGCCAGTGGTTCCGAGTCCGGTTCCGGCATTGCGCCCCGCATCCTCATCATAGGCGACAGCCTGAGCGCCGAATATGGCCTGTCGCGGGGCAGCGGCTGGGTCACCTTGCTGGAAAAGCGCCTGGCCGAGTCCCACCCGGGCGCGCGGGTGGCCAATGCCAGCATCAGCGGCGACACCACCAGCGGCGGCGTCAGCCGGCTGCCGGGGCAGTTGAAGACCCACCAGCCGACTATCGTGATCCTGGAGCTGGGCGCCAATGACGCCCTGCGCGGCCTGTCGCTGGACATGACCGAGAAGAACCTGCGCACCATGACCCGTGCTGCACGCGACGCGGGCGCCACCGTCATCATCGCCGGCATGCAGATCCCGCCCAACTACGGCAGGCAATATACCGACCGCTTCCGCGACGTGTTCCCGCTGGTCGCCAAAAGCGAAAAAGCCGAGCTGATCCCGTTTTTCCTGGATGGCATGGCGGCCGACCGCGCGATGTTCCAGGCCGATGGCCTGCACCCGACGGAAGCGGCGCAACCGGCGATCCTGGAAAATGTCTGGGAGGTGCTGGGGCCGGTGCTGAAGCAGCCGAGCTCGTGA